The DNA region GGTGCCCGGCGCGCGGTTCGCCGCGCTGGTCTGCCACCCGCACCCGCGCTTCGGCGGCACGATGCACAACCACGCCACCTACCGGCTGGCGCGGGCGGTGCGCGCCCTCGGCGGCCACACGCTCCGCTTCAACTACCGCGGCGTGGGCCTGAGCGCGGGCGCCTACGACCGCGGCCTCGGCGAGGTGGAGGACACGCGCGCCGCGCTCGGCTGGCTCGGCGCGCGCCACCCGGACCTGCCGCTGCTCTGCTGCGGCTTCTCCTTCGGCTCGTGGATGACGATCCTGGCGGGCGGCACGGACCCGCGCGTGCGCGGGCTCCTGCTCGCCGGGCTCGCGCTCCGCTCGGCCGACCTCGACCTCGTGCGCGACGCCGCCGACGCGCGCGCGGTGGAGCGGCCGGCCGCGGTGGTGCAGGCGGAGCGGGACGCGTTCGGCCTGCCGGACGAGGTCCGCGCGGTGCTGGAGGGGTCGCGCGGCCCGCGGCGGCTCACCGTGGTGCCCGGCACGACGCACCTCTTCACCGAGGACCTCCCCGCGCTCCAGCGCGAGGCGGAGGCGGCGCTCGGCTGGCTCCTCGAGGAGGCGCGGATCCCGTGAGGCTCGACGCCCGGCGGACCGGCGAGGCCATCGCCGCCGCGCGCGGGGAGCTGGCGCGCATCTGGAGGTCGGCCCGCGCGACGGCGTGGGACGGCCGGCGCGCGCCCGCGGCCGCGCTGGACGGCGTGGTGGAGGCGTTCGTGGGCGCGGTGGGCGAGGCGCTCGCGCGCGGCGCGCCGCCGGAGGAGGCCTGGGACCGGACCACCGGCCTGGT from Anaeromyxobacter dehalogenans 2CP-C includes:
- a CDS encoding alpha/beta hydrolase is translated as MPQVDLTGPAGRLEALLEEVPGARFAALVCHPHPRFGGTMHNHATYRLARAVRALGGHTLRFNYRGVGLSAGAYDRGLGEVEDTRAALGWLGARHPDLPLLCCGFSFGSWMTILAGGTDPRVRGLLLAGLALRSADLDLVRDAADARAVERPAAVVQAERDAFGLPDEVRAVLEGSRGPRRLTVVPGTTHLFTEDLPALQREAEAALGWLLEEARIP